The Deinococcus aquiradiocola genome contains a region encoding:
- a CDS encoding GNAT family N-acetyltransferase translates to MTLPAGYTVRAAVVADAALIAGQREAMFADMGTEYSEAAANFTPWVERHLTAGTYLGWLVESEGVVVAGAGLMILDWPPHFVDPQPLRSYLLNVYTQPAHRGRGLARSLTQLAMAETQRRGIRIMSLHASEFGRPVYERLGFTPTNEMRVVLERA, encoded by the coding sequence ATGACCCTCCCGGCCGGCTACACGGTGCGTGCCGCGGTGGTGGCCGACGCGGCACTGATCGCGGGGCAGCGGGAGGCGATGTTCGCTGATATGGGCACCGAGTACAGCGAGGCGGCCGCGAACTTCACGCCGTGGGTGGAGCGGCACCTGACGGCTGGGACGTACCTGGGCTGGCTGGTCGAGTCGGAGGGCGTGGTGGTGGCGGGCGCGGGCCTGATGATCCTCGACTGGCCGCCGCACTTCGTGGACCCGCAGCCGCTCCGCAGTTACCTGCTGAACGTGTACACGCAGCCCGCGCACCGTGGGCGTGGGCTGGCGCGGTCCCTGACGCAGCTGGCGATGGCGGAGACGCAGCGGCGCGGCATCCGCATCATGAGCCTCCACGCGTCCGAGTTCGGGCGGCCCGTATACGAGCGGCTGGGGTTCACGCCCACCAACGAGATGCGCGTCGTGCTGGAGCGCGCGTGA
- a CDS encoding GNAT family N-acetyltransferase, giving the protein MTVTLQPATAADAPAVHAVMMAAGMDPRSSWSRSTVADVAWSLGTGGGFLAVQGGQVVGCVGYRPDGFRTLTLNKLATVPQVRGQGIGAALVRAVEERARAGGFGRVLLAVSQYNLGVVPFYEHLGYVVSDDRYAYAHPDSPAPVVLVKGTGGPS; this is encoded by the coding sequence GTGACCGTCACCCTGCAGCCTGCCACGGCGGCCGACGCGCCCGCCGTGCACGCCGTCATGATGGCGGCCGGGATGGACCCGCGCAGCAGCTGGAGCCGCTCCACGGTCGCGGACGTGGCGTGGAGCCTCGGGACGGGCGGCGGGTTCCTGGCCGTGCAGGGGGGGCAGGTGGTCGGCTGCGTCGGGTACCGCCCGGACGGATTCCGCACCCTGACGCTCAACAAGCTGGCGACCGTGCCGCAGGTGCGCGGTCAGGGGATCGGCGCGGCCCTCGTGCGCGCCGTCGAGGAGCGCGCCCGGGCGGGCGGGTTCGGCCGGGTGCTGCTGGCCGTCAGCCAGTACAACCTGGGTGTCGTGCCGTTCTACGAGCACCTCGGGTACGTGGTCAGCGACGACCGTTACGCCTACGCGCACCCGGACAGCCCCGCGCCGGTGGTGCTGGTCAAGGGGACTGGAGGCCCGTCATGA
- the argH gene encoding argininosuccinate lyase, producing MTNIQDKKLWGGRFAESTAPLVEQFNASVGFDQRLAEQDIRGSLAHVEMLGASAILTPEEVTQIVDGLHVILADIRAGNFEWRLDREDVHMNVEAALRDRIGPVAGKLHTARSRNDQVAVDFRLFTKEAALTLAQLTRELRRVMVSEAEKHLGGADGQPVILPGYTHLQVAQPILLSHWFMAYAAMLERDEGRFRDAAERMDESPLGSSALAGTPWPIDRHAVAAALGFARPTANSLDGVGSRDFALEFLSACSILMAHLSRLSEETVLYSTFEFGFLTLPDSHTTGSSIMPQKKNPDVSELARGKAGRVFGNLMGLLTVVKGTPLAYNKDLQEDKEGVFDSFDTCSVVLRLYAEMLPRSVWHAETTLRAAGRGYSTATDLADHLARSGVPFREAHEVVGGLVGTASRSGRQLWELTDQEMRDAHPLLSAGVAAALTVEASVAGRQSYGGTAPERVREAIDAAKAGLAE from the coding sequence GTGACCAACATTCAGGACAAGAAACTCTGGGGCGGGCGGTTCGCGGAGAGCACCGCGCCGCTGGTGGAGCAGTTCAACGCGTCGGTGGGCTTCGATCAGCGGCTCGCGGAGCAGGACATCCGGGGGAGTCTCGCGCACGTGGAGATGCTGGGCGCCTCCGCCATCCTGACGCCCGAGGAAGTGACGCAGATCGTGGATGGGCTGCACGTCATCCTGGCGGACATCCGGGCCGGGAACTTCGAGTGGCGGCTCGACCGTGAGGACGTGCACATGAACGTCGAGGCGGCGCTGCGGGACCGGATCGGGCCGGTGGCGGGCAAGCTGCACACGGCCCGCAGCCGGAACGACCAGGTGGCCGTCGACTTCCGGCTGTTCACGAAGGAGGCCGCCCTCACGCTGGCGCAGCTGACCCGCGAGCTGCGGCGCGTGATGGTGTCGGAAGCCGAGAAGCACCTGGGCGGCGCGGACGGTCAGCCGGTGATCCTGCCGGGGTACACGCACCTGCAGGTGGCGCAGCCGATCCTGCTGTCGCACTGGTTCATGGCGTACGCGGCCATGCTGGAGCGCGACGAGGGCCGCTTCCGTGACGCGGCCGAGCGCATGGACGAGTCGCCGCTCGGCAGTTCGGCGCTGGCGGGCACGCCGTGGCCCATCGACCGGCACGCCGTGGCGGCCGCGCTGGGCTTCGCGCGCCCCACCGCGAACAGTCTGGACGGGGTGGGCAGCCGGGATTTCGCGCTGGAGTTCCTGAGCGCGTGCAGCATCCTGATGGCGCACCTGTCGCGCCTGTCGGAAGAGACGGTGCTGTACTCCACCTTCGAGTTCGGCTTCCTGACGCTGCCGGACAGTCACACGACGGGCAGCAGCATCATGCCGCAGAAGAAGAACCCGGACGTGTCGGAACTCGCCCGCGGCAAGGCGGGGCGCGTGTTCGGGAACCTGATGGGCCTCCTGACGGTCGTGAAGGGCACGCCGCTCGCGTACAACAAGGACCTGCAGGAGGACAAGGAAGGCGTCTTCGACAGCTTCGACACCTGCAGCGTGGTGCTGCGCCTGTACGCCGAGATGCTCCCCAGGAGCGTGTGGCACGCCGAGACGACGCTGCGCGCGGCGGGGCGCGGGTACAGCACCGCCACCGACCTCGCCGATCACCTGGCGCGCTCGGGCGTGCCGTTCCGGGAGGCGCACGAGGTGGTGGGCGGCCTCGTCGGCACCGCGAGCCGCAGTGGCCGCCAGCTGTGGGAACTGACCGATCAGGAGATGCGGGACGCGCACCCCCTGCTGAGCGCCGGGGTGGCCGCCGCCCTGACCGTCGAGGCCAGCGTGGCCGGACGGCAGAGTTACGGCGGGACCGCGCCGGAACGCGTGCGGGAAGCCATCGACGCGGCGAAGGCGGGGCTGGCGGAGTGA
- a CDS encoding GNAT family N-acetyltransferase, with amino-acid sequence MKVTVKLDGTLLGERQREWAFFRANPDRNPLSTRAGFTDADVVLQNDLCVYVQDARHSDGLRSAGYIVTRAVRETVFDLTPAEVVATHALLAEVRAHLDRTVQPDGYTVGWNVFPAGGAHIPHVHLHVIPRWNTDLAAGAGVRYFLKAAAREVQLRAAVPADLQAIHALILQAGLSSDAARITATLDGCSYWLAVQDGEALGCVGLEHGEGASLLRSASVCPDRQGQGIGARLARAALDAARGRGDRAVYLFSSHAGPYWARLGFREVPVAEVAAALPGTPQVRSGECRGWLRQETAWKLDLSG; translated from the coding sequence GTGAAGGTCACGGTGAAGCTGGACGGGACGCTGCTGGGCGAACGGCAGCGGGAGTGGGCGTTCTTCCGGGCGAACCCGGACCGGAACCCCCTCTCCACCCGTGCCGGTTTCACGGACGCGGACGTGGTGCTGCAGAACGACCTGTGCGTGTACGTGCAGGACGCGCGCCACTCGGACGGGCTGCGGAGTGCCGGGTACATCGTCACGCGGGCGGTCAGGGAGACGGTGTTCGACCTGACGCCCGCCGAGGTGGTCGCCACGCACGCCCTGCTGGCCGAGGTGCGCGCCCACCTGGACCGCACGGTGCAGCCGGACGGGTACACGGTGGGCTGGAACGTGTTCCCGGCGGGCGGGGCGCACATTCCGCACGTGCACCTGCACGTCATTCCGCGCTGGAACACGGACCTCGCGGCGGGCGCGGGTGTCCGGTACTTCCTGAAGGCGGCGGCGCGGGAAGTGCAGCTTCGTGCGGCCGTGCCTGCCGACCTTCAGGCCATTCACGCCCTGATCCTGCAGGCCGGGCTGAGCAGCGACGCGGCCCGCATCACGGCGACGCTGGACGGCTGCTCGTACTGGCTCGCGGTGCAGGACGGTGAGGCGCTCGGTTGCGTCGGGCTGGAGCACGGGGAGGGGGCCAGCCTGCTGCGTTCCGCCAGCGTGTGCCCGGACCGGCAGGGGCAGGGCATCGGTGCGCGGCTCGCGCGGGCGGCACTGGACGCGGCGCGCGGCAGGGGAGACCGGGCCGTGTACCTGTTCTCCAGTCACGCCGGGCCGTACTGGGCGCGGCTGGGGTTCCGGGAGGTGCCGGTCGCGGAGGTCGCGGCGGCGCTGCCCGGCACGCCGCAGGTGAGGAGCGGCGAGTGCCGCGGGTGGCTGCGGCAGGAGACGGCGTGGAAGCTGGACCTGTCCGGCTGA
- a CDS encoding GNAT family N-acetyltransferase, with the protein MTDEHTKIRAATPADYRAVLKVMQDAGLDTDGVMVLGTTYWLMERDGEPVGAIGLEHGDGVSLLRGAAVTPSARGQGLGRALVMSAVTHAQLRGDKALYMFSTGGDWETFGFTQIPLAIVMSDIPDAPQVTHYRQSANRPGGTTWMRSLS; encoded by the coding sequence ATGACCGACGAACACACCAAGATCCGCGCCGCCACCCCCGCCGACTACCGTGCCGTGCTGAAGGTCATGCAGGACGCGGGCCTCGACACGGACGGCGTGATGGTGCTCGGCACGACGTACTGGCTGATGGAGCGCGACGGGGAACCGGTCGGCGCGATCGGGCTGGAGCACGGGGACGGCGTGTCGCTGCTGCGCGGCGCGGCCGTCACGCCCAGCGCGCGCGGTCAGGGCCTGGGGCGCGCCCTCGTGATGAGTGCCGTGACGCACGCGCAACTGCGGGGCGACAAGGCGCTGTACATGTTCAGCACGGGCGGCGACTGGGAGACGTTCGGGTTCACGCAGATTCCGCTCGCCATCGTGATGTCGGACATTCCCGACGCGCCGCAGGTCACGCACTACCGTCAGAGCGCGAACCGGCCCGGCGGCACCACCTGGATGCGCAGCCTGAGCTGA
- a CDS encoding N-acetyltransferase, which yields MTLSLESIIIPDLHPDAQITVRKARLSDLEAIHELIGYWAARGQMLVRSRALLSETIRDFHLVIAGEHAERPGGLAGVCGLHMLAPDLAEIRGLAIHPAFQGRGLGKLLVAACEQEARDIDLPALFAWTYQQTFFEKCGFHRIEKTNLHPKVWSECQRCAFFENCNEIAMYRDLR from the coding sequence ATGACCCTGTCACTTGAATCCATCATCATCCCTGACCTTCATCCGGACGCGCAGATCACGGTCCGCAAGGCCCGGCTGTCTGACCTGGAAGCCATTCACGAGCTGATCGGATACTGGGCGGCACGCGGGCAGATGCTGGTGCGGAGCCGGGCACTGCTGTCCGAAACCATCCGCGATTTCCATCTGGTGATCGCGGGTGAGCACGCGGAGCGGCCGGGCGGTCTGGCGGGCGTGTGCGGCCTGCACATGCTGGCTCCGGACCTCGCCGAGATCCGGGGGCTGGCGATCCACCCGGCCTTCCAGGGGCGGGGGCTGGGCAAGCTGCTGGTGGCCGCGTGCGAGCAGGAGGCGCGCGACATCGACCTGCCCGCGCTGTTCGCGTGGACGTACCAGCAGACTTTCTTCGAGAAGTGCGGCTTTCACCGCATCGAGAAGACGAACCTGCACCCGAAGGTGTGGAGCGAGTGCCAGCGGTGCGCGTTCTTCGAGAACTGCAACGAGATCGCCATGTACCGGGACTTACGGTGA
- the carA gene encoding glutamine-hydrolyzing carbamoyl-phosphate synthase small subunit, whose product MIKKERAILALEDGTVYRGYAFGHRGETVGEVVFNTSMTGYQEIMTDPSYNGQIVCMTYPHIGNYGVAIYDMESNKPYVRGFIGREFSDGYSNFRAQQSLESFMQDHGIVSIQGIDTRALVRRLREGGVVKGVVAHRSFTHPEDPYGEFSAEEERALVARAVAHDDIDGRDMTPEVTTPLPYAFPTLRGGKRVVLMDFGIKHTIIERLSEVGIEPIVVPAHTTPAQVMALQPHGLFLSNGPGDPSAPQYAHRTAWELMGLLPTFGICLGHQILGLAAGGQTYKMKFGHRGGNQPVKNLLTGNVEITAQNHGYAVDLATVPDGQFVATHVNLNDGSLEGMAHTRFPVFSVQYHPEASPGPHDSRYLFDRFIEEIDAFDGPTGTPVQKASSGKYGV is encoded by the coding sequence ATGATCAAGAAAGAACGCGCCATCCTCGCCCTCGAAGACGGCACCGTGTACCGCGGCTACGCCTTCGGCCACCGGGGCGAGACCGTCGGAGAAGTGGTGTTCAACACCAGCATGACCGGCTACCAGGAAATCATGACCGACCCCAGCTACAACGGGCAGATCGTGTGCATGACGTACCCGCACATCGGCAACTACGGCGTCGCCATCTACGACATGGAGAGCAACAAACCGTACGTGCGCGGCTTCATCGGCCGGGAATTCAGCGACGGGTACTCCAACTTCCGCGCGCAGCAGTCGCTGGAGAGCTTCATGCAGGACCACGGCATCGTGAGCATCCAGGGCATCGATACGCGCGCCCTGGTGCGCCGACTGCGGGAGGGCGGCGTCGTCAAGGGCGTCGTCGCGCACCGCAGCTTCACGCACCCCGAGGACCCGTACGGCGAGTTCTCCGCCGAGGAGGAACGCGCCCTGGTGGCCCGCGCCGTCGCGCACGACGACATCGACGGGCGCGACATGACGCCCGAGGTGACGACGCCCCTCCCGTACGCCTTCCCGACCCTGCGCGGCGGGAAACGCGTCGTCCTGATGGACTTCGGCATCAAGCACACCATCATCGAGCGCCTCTCCGAGGTCGGCATCGAACCGATCGTGGTGCCTGCCCACACCACGCCCGCCCAGGTGATGGCGCTGCAGCCGCACGGCCTGTTCCTGTCGAACGGCCCCGGCGACCCCAGCGCCCCGCAGTACGCGCACCGCACCGCGTGGGAACTGATGGGCCTGCTCCCCACCTTCGGCATCTGCCTCGGGCACCAGATCCTGGGCCTCGCGGCGGGCGGGCAGACGTACAAGATGAAGTTCGGTCACCGTGGCGGCAACCAGCCCGTCAAGAACCTCCTGACCGGCAACGTCGAGATCACCGCGCAGAACCACGGGTACGCCGTGGACCTTGCGACTGTCCCGGACGGGCAGTTCGTGGCGACGCACGTGAACCTCAACGACGGCTCGCTGGAAGGCATGGCGCACACGCGCTTCCCGGTGTTCAGCGTGCAGTACCACCCCGAAGCGTCGCCCGGCCCGCACGACAGCCGTTACCTCTTCGACCGCTTCATCGAGGAGATCGACGCCTTCGACGGCCCGACCGGCACGCCCGTCCAGAAGGCCTCCAGCGGCAAGTACGGCGTGTAG
- a CDS encoding ABC transporter permease yields MTATSSPPAAPEAAPRPSPIAARLSLAFAVVAVLGLFLFPYGTFTRNFNAAATLQRFPAGVMDYTGFPPQSLPVVTASLTAGWVGLVSLLLVVFAAVRRQGWLWVAGAVTLISAVAGIALWGGALTGATNALLAQGVKPRRIPFTSGGANLGLVLMLFAGLVSTFAGLSQFRPWWDRLNRLRGLLVPVVALALSILVGAVVVLVVQRVPADPSVKLNVMSTLMGKADVVWFVFSSLFAPLSSLSGAVDSLKLATPLIFTGLSVAFAFRAGLFNIGASGQLTMGAILATLVGVYAPLPGPLLIVACVLAAAAGGAVWGAIPGLLKARFGSSEVINTIMLNYIASGIFVFLLGSNTYKFFGRDVTIPFKADGSNPSSELLQPGAQLPSIPALLGLTQAGPGHLTLGPVFALAAFLGVFYGLRNRWRVPLAVLAAVLLGAVTWRVGVPLNVGFDLVNNRLNASLLIALAAAVVFSVLMWRTATGYALRAVGLAPRAAEYGGISVARNTILAMTLAGAFAGLASTHYVMGGALDEYRLKQNLPVNVGFDGITVALVGQSTPVGVVLSSVLFGTFDTGGVVVSQKLEGVNKDLVTVLKALIVLFIAAGGFLSKRVTDPPPPSLVRAVDAGVNVDKVAVKVEPGTAAAVLPDVGEHVDRKPGQGGN; encoded by the coding sequence GTGACTGCAACGTCTTCCCCTCCCGCCGCTCCGGAAGCGGCGCCCCGGCCCTCACCCATCGCGGCCCGCCTGAGTCTGGCGTTCGCGGTCGTGGCGGTGCTGGGGCTGTTCCTGTTCCCGTACGGGACCTTCACCCGCAACTTCAACGCGGCGGCGACCCTGCAACGCTTCCCGGCGGGCGTCATGGACTACACGGGCTTCCCGCCGCAGAGCCTGCCGGTCGTGACGGCCTCTCTCACGGCAGGCTGGGTGGGGCTCGTCTCGCTGCTGCTCGTGGTCTTCGCCGCCGTGCGCCGTCAGGGCTGGCTGTGGGTGGCGGGCGCCGTCACGCTGATCTCGGCGGTGGCAGGCATCGCCCTGTGGGGCGGAGCGCTGACGGGCGCCACGAACGCCCTCCTCGCGCAGGGCGTCAAGCCGCGCCGGATTCCCTTCACGAGCGGCGGCGCGAACCTCGGGCTGGTCCTCATGCTGTTCGCGGGCCTCGTGAGCACCTTCGCGGGCCTCAGTCAGTTCCGGCCGTGGTGGGACCGCCTGAACCGCCTGCGTGGCCTGCTCGTGCCGGTCGTGGCGCTCGCGCTGTCCATCCTGGTGGGCGCCGTGGTGGTGCTCGTCGTGCAGCGCGTTCCCGCCGACCCGAGCGTCAAGCTGAACGTCATGAGCACCCTCATGGGCAAGGCGGACGTGGTGTGGTTCGTGTTCAGTTCGCTGTTCGCGCCGCTCAGCAGCCTGTCGGGCGCGGTGGACAGCCTGAAGCTCGCCACGCCGCTCATCTTCACGGGCCTGTCCGTCGCGTTCGCGTTCCGGGCGGGCCTCTTCAACATCGGCGCGTCCGGGCAGCTCACCATGGGCGCCATCCTGGCGACGCTGGTGGGCGTGTACGCGCCGCTGCCCGGCCCGCTCCTGATCGTGGCGTGCGTCCTCGCGGCCGCGGCGGGCGGCGCCGTGTGGGGCGCGATCCCCGGCCTGCTCAAGGCCCGCTTCGGGTCGAGCGAAGTCATCAACACCATCATGCTGAACTACATCGCCAGCGGCATCTTCGTGTTCCTGCTGGGCAGCAACACCTACAAGTTCTTCGGGCGTGACGTGACCATCCCCTTCAAGGCGGACGGCTCGAACCCCAGCAGCGAACTGCTGCAGCCGGGCGCGCAACTGCCGTCCATCCCGGCGCTGCTCGGCCTGACGCAGGCCGGTCCCGGCCACCTGACGCTCGGCCCGGTCTTCGCGCTCGCCGCGTTCCTCGGCGTGTTCTACGGGCTGCGCAACCGCTGGCGCGTCCCGCTCGCCGTGCTGGCCGCCGTGCTGCTCGGCGCGGTCACGTGGCGGGTCGGCGTGCCGCTGAACGTCGGCTTCGACCTCGTCAACAACCGCCTGAACGCCTCGCTGCTCATCGCGCTCGCGGCCGCCGTGGTGTTCAGCGTCCTGATGTGGCGCACCGCGACCGGCTACGCGCTGCGTGCCGTGGGCCTCGCGCCGCGCGCCGCCGAGTACGGCGGGATCAGCGTGGCCCGCAACACCATCCTCGCCATGACGCTCGCGGGCGCCTTCGCGGGCCTCGCGTCCACGCACTACGTGATGGGCGGCGCGCTCGACGAGTACCGCCTCAAGCAGAACCTTCCCGTGAACGTCGGCTTCGACGGCATCACGGTCGCCCTCGTCGGGCAGTCCACCCCGGTCGGCGTGGTGCTGTCCAGCGTGCTGTTCGGCACCTTCGACACGGGCGGCGTCGTCGTCAGCCAGAAGCTCGAAGGCGTCAACAAGGACCTCGTCACGGTCCTCAAGGCCCTCATCGTGCTGTTCATCGCGGCGGGCGGCTTCCTCAGCAAACGCGTCACGGACCCGCCGCCCCCGTCGCTCGTCCGCGCGGTGGACGCGGGCGTCAACGTCGACAAGGTCGCCGTCAAGGTCGAGCCCGGCACGGCCGCCGCGGTGCTGCCCGACGTGGGCGAGCACGTGGACCGCAAGCCCGGCCAGGGAGGCAACTGA
- a CDS encoding ABC transporter permease — protein MDFFLQFLSAAFLATFIRSTVPLLLTALGGLFSERSGVVNIALEGLIIFGALTGAIVTQKLDPSLGALAPWVGWLAGMIVAGAIAWVHAVLSIKYRADQVISGTAINLLASGVPAVVLTALYGTSSDSPPVKHSLPLWGFGDLKFSPPVYVAFLAVAVTWYVMYRTPYGLRLRATGEHPGAAASMGVNVRRVRYSAVVLSGVLGGTAGVFLSIGNLDSYVRNISAGLGFIALAALIFGQWKPLGVLGATLLFGLLQALSIQLDGNGLLPSSLLQVLPYLVTIIALIFTGSGAAPRAAGKPYDG, from the coding sequence ATGGACTTCTTCCTGCAATTCCTGAGCGCCGCCTTCCTGGCGACCTTCATCCGCAGCACCGTCCCGCTGCTCCTCACGGCGCTCGGCGGCCTGTTCTCCGAACGCAGCGGCGTCGTGAACATCGCGCTGGAGGGCCTCATCATCTTCGGGGCGCTCACGGGCGCCATCGTCACGCAGAAACTCGACCCGTCGCTCGGCGCGCTCGCCCCCTGGGTCGGCTGGCTCGCCGGGATGATCGTGGCGGGCGCCATCGCCTGGGTGCACGCGGTCCTCAGCATCAAGTACCGCGCCGATCAGGTGATCAGCGGCACCGCCATCAACCTGCTCGCGTCGGGCGTGCCCGCCGTGGTCCTCACCGCGCTGTACGGCACCAGCTCCGACAGCCCGCCCGTCAAGCACAGCCTGCCGCTGTGGGGCTTCGGGGACCTGAAGTTCAGCCCGCCCGTGTACGTGGCGTTCCTGGCGGTCGCCGTGACGTGGTACGTCATGTACCGCACCCCGTACGGCCTGCGCCTGCGCGCCACCGGCGAGCACCCCGGCGCGGCCGCCAGCATGGGCGTCAACGTGCGCCGCGTCCGCTACAGCGCCGTGGTGCTGTCCGGCGTTCTGGGCGGCACGGCGGGCGTGTTCCTGAGCATCGGGAACCTCGACAGCTACGTGCGCAACATCTCGGCGGGCCTGGGCTTCATCGCGCTGGCCGCACTGATCTTCGGGCAGTGGAAGCCGCTCGGCGTGCTCGGCGCGACCCTGCTGTTCGGACTGCTGCAGGCCCTCTCCATCCAGCTGGACGGCAACGGCCTGCTGCCCAGCAGTCTGCTGCAGGTGCTGCCGTACCTCGTGACGATCATCGCCCTGATCTTCACCGGCAGCGGGGCCGCGCCGCGCGCCGCCGGGAAACCCTACGACGGCTGA
- a CDS encoding RodZ domain-containing protein yields the protein MSFGNELKAAREAQGLGIQDLAQRTKIRGDYLRALEAEDLSGLPERTFSRAYVQRYARELQLDAAPLLRDFDRLSPQPPEQVNTLRQTATRPQGGRRARGNPAGLIGGLVGGVLLLALAGYLGYSAYQSRSTVAATATDSAAVTPSAKQVRLSLSSTPAGARVYLDNHYLGLTPLRAFPLDARAQGTLRVEYGGRQTYQQPVDLQSDRNLNISLTPMTAAQLAAQAAAAKAAETARKAQAAAQQAAQVATQATQAAPATPATASSGGTQAAPTPPVPTTTPSATTAPATTPATGTPPVGGVRLSWTGASWTRVTSAGGQVLYEGIPTAGTTRDFPSGIRVRTGSAGLVTATVGSGQPQKLGGIGQVVTRTF from the coding sequence ATGAGCTTCGGGAATGAACTCAAGGCCGCACGCGAGGCGCAGGGCCTCGGCATTCAGGATCTGGCGCAGCGCACCAAGATCCGCGGCGACTACCTGCGCGCCCTGGAGGCCGAGGACCTCTCCGGCCTCCCGGAACGCACCTTCAGCCGCGCGTACGTGCAGCGCTACGCCCGCGAACTTCAGCTGGACGCCGCGCCCCTGCTGCGGGACTTCGACCGGCTGTCCCCGCAGCCGCCCGAACAGGTCAACACCCTGCGGCAGACGGCGACCCGCCCGCAGGGCGGCCGCCGGGCACGCGGGAACCCCGCCGGGCTGATCGGCGGTCTGGTGGGCGGCGTGCTGCTGCTCGCCCTGGCCGGGTACCTGGGGTACAGCGCGTACCAGTCGCGCAGCACCGTCGCCGCCACCGCCACGGACAGCGCGGCCGTCACGCCCAGCGCGAAGCAGGTGCGCCTGAGCCTGAGCAGCACGCCTGCCGGGGCGCGCGTGTACCTCGACAACCACTACCTGGGCCTCACGCCGCTGCGCGCCTTCCCGCTCGACGCGCGCGCCCAGGGCACGCTGCGCGTCGAGTACGGCGGGCGTCAGACGTACCAGCAGCCGGTGGACCTGCAGTCGGACCGCAACCTGAACATCAGCCTGACGCCCATGACGGCCGCCCAGCTCGCCGCGCAGGCCGCTGCCGCGAAGGCCGCCGAGACGGCCCGCAAGGCGCAGGCGGCTGCCCAGCAGGCCGCGCAGGTCGCCACCCAGGCAACTCAGGCGGCGCCCGCCACCCCGGCCACCGCCAGCTCAGGCGGCACGCAGGCCGCCCCCACCCCGCCCGTCCCCACCACCACCCCCTCTGCAACCACCGCCCCCGCAACCACCCCGGCGACCGGTACTCCTCCGGTGGGCGGCGTGCGCCTCAGCTGGACCGGCGCGTCCTGGACCCGCGTCACCAGCGCGGGCGGACAGGTGCTGTACGAAGGCATCCCCACTGCGGGCACCACCCGCGACTTCCCCAGCGGCATCCGCGTCCGCACCGGTTCCGCGGGCCTCGTGACCGCCACCGTCGGCAGCGGCCAGCCGCAGAAGCTCGGCGGGATCGGACAGGTCGTCACCCGCACCTTCTGA
- a CDS encoding AI-2E family transporter, producing MLPHSPDTPNPDPSAQQTFRPTPDNAFQAVWRNPYVRVPVFLLLIFLAYRFFGMVSHVFVLALVAYIVAYLAHPLLNWLVARRVPRFVGVLLVVVVILGLLVLASTLLVTIVTQFYDLVQKLPELSRNVLAWFDGLAQRYTFLQGIDRQVQALTENSAQTLQKYLLPYLQKYQSSLLGGIFGVASGVAEGFATFILAIYMMLDYEKIGLTLLRIFPRTWQPFVLDLSTSVSTAVGGYLKGQLLIATFVGVFIGIGLTLAGIPSAPAIGFLAALFNIVPYLGVVISIIPALLLAATTSAVVLKLILVVVIFVAANQIEGHLLSPIVLGKTTDLHPVTVVLAILSGLALFGIVGALVAVPLTALVKLLLQEYYYPSRVYRDGP from the coding sequence ATGTTGCCGCACTCACCCGACACCCCCAACCCGGACCCGTCCGCTCAGCAGACCTTCAGGCCCACGCCCGACAACGCCTTCCAGGCCGTGTGGCGCAACCCCTACGTGCGCGTCCCGGTGTTCCTGCTGCTCATCTTTCTCGCGTACCGCTTCTTCGGCATGGTGTCGCACGTGTTCGTGCTGGCCCTCGTGGCGTACATCGTCGCGTACCTCGCGCACCCCCTGCTGAACTGGCTGGTGGCGCGCCGCGTCCCGAGGTTCGTGGGCGTGCTGCTGGTGGTCGTCGTGATTCTGGGCCTGCTGGTGCTGGCCTCCACGCTGCTCGTCACGATCGTCACGCAGTTCTACGACCTCGTGCAGAAACTCCCGGAACTGTCCCGCAACGTCCTGGCGTGGTTCGACGGGCTCGCGCAGCGCTACACGTTCCTGCAGGGCATCGACCGGCAGGTGCAGGCCCTCACGGAGAACAGCGCGCAGACCCTCCAGAAGTACCTGCTGCCGTACCTGCAGAAGTACCAGAGCAGCCTGCTGGGCGGCATCTTCGGCGTGGCGAGCGGCGTCGCGGAGGGCTTCGCGACATTCATCCTGGCGATCTACATGATGCTCGACTACGAGAAGATCGGCCTGACGCTGCTGCGCATCTTCCCGCGCACGTGGCAGCCCTTCGTGCTGGACCTGAGCACCAGCGTCAGTACCGCCGTCGGCGGGTACCTGAAAGGTCAGCTGCTCATCGCGACCTTCGTGGGCGTGTTCATCGGGATCGGCCTGACGCTGGCGGGCATTCCCAGCGCGCCCGCCATCGGGTTCCTGGCGGCGCTGTTCAACATCGTGCCGTACCTGGGCGTCGTGATCAGCATCATTCCGGCGCTGCTGCTGGCCGCCACCACGAGCGCCGTCGTGCTGAAACTCATTCTGGTGGTCGTGATCTTCGTGGCCGCCAACCAGATCGAGGGGCACCTGCTGTCGCCCATCGTGCTCGGCAAGACCACGGACCTGCACCCCGTCACGGTCGTGCTGGCGATCCTGTCGGGCCTCGCCCTGTTCGGCATCGTGGGGGCGCTGGTGGCCGTGCCGCTCACGGCGCTCGTGAAACTGCTGCTGCAGGAGTACTACTACCCGAGCCGCGTGTACCGCGACGGGCCGTAA